A single region of the Lactobacillus isalae genome encodes:
- the phoU gene encoding phosphate signaling complex protein PhoU — MHEVFLDELRKLNTRFMSLGIDVSEQIEEATQAFIDHDKKLAQDLVKDDQKVPHDSLKVVKRTLKLMALQQPVASDFRNVISILEAAGDLERIGENANSIAWETIRVKGNERIPEVEQLLKDMSQKVNYMLDQMLKAYVQNDEELAREIAKKDDEVDKDYVEGRKLIIKGIKNDSKVAVASSSYFMVIRLLERIGDHVVNLGQWVVYRNSGELIDLNQNDSEKGTELDNL; from the coding sequence TGAAGTTTTTTTAGATGAATTAAGAAAATTAAATACCCGCTTTATGAGTTTGGGTATCGATGTTAGTGAGCAAATTGAAGAAGCTACACAAGCTTTTATTGATCATGATAAAAAGCTTGCTCAAGATTTAGTAAAAGATGATCAAAAGGTTCCTCACGATTCTCTTAAAGTAGTAAAAAGAACTTTGAAGTTGATGGCTTTACAACAACCTGTAGCTAGCGACTTTAGAAATGTAATTAGTATTTTAGAGGCGGCTGGAGATTTAGAACGAATTGGTGAAAATGCTAATTCAATTGCCTGGGAAACAATTCGTGTTAAGGGAAATGAACGTATTCCAGAAGTTGAGCAATTGCTTAAAGATATGTCCCAAAAAGTGAATTATATGCTAGATCAAATGCTCAAGGCATATGTTCAAAATGATGAAGAATTAGCTAGAGAAATTGCCAAAAAAGACGATGAAGTTGACAAAGACTATGTTGAAGGCAGAAAATTAATCATTAAAGGTATTAAGAATGATTCTAAAGTTGCGGTTGCTTCCTCTAGCTATTTTATGGTAATTCGTTTACTTGAACGAATAGGCGATCACGTTGTTAATTTAGGCCAATGGGTCGTTTATCGAAATAGTGGAGAATTAATTGATTTAAACCAAAACGATAGTGAAAAAGGTACAGAATTAGATAATTTATAG